The proteins below come from a single Rariglobus hedericola genomic window:
- a CDS encoding SDR family oxidoreductase yields MKILLTGASGLVGSAFAQAATRRGHQVTGLVGNHPGSVPGLAAQRTADLTDEAALTATVLELFPDAIVNCAAISEPAQCDADPARAQALNVALPATLARLANHLSARLVHLSSEQVFDGTSPAPYTVKSPVKPINLYARQKVESERLVHTAAPDFAITLRAPLLTGNSLTGKRSLHERLFADWSAGKTPKVYTDEFRQPCTASNLSDLMVELLERNDARGVFHWAGADTLSRYELARRIRAHFKLSDTAAPLETITRDGDPRAASKRQASLALDLKPLAGVVKTPIETFAAQLDQFIIPPAYRAWYFSA; encoded by the coding sequence ATGAAAATCCTCCTCACCGGTGCTTCCGGTCTTGTCGGCAGCGCCTTCGCCCAAGCCGCCACCCGCCGCGGCCATCAAGTCACCGGCCTCGTCGGCAACCACCCCGGCTCCGTCCCCGGTCTCGCCGCCCAACGCACCGCCGATCTCACCGACGAAGCCGCGCTCACCGCGACCGTCCTCGAACTGTTTCCCGACGCCATCGTCAACTGCGCCGCGATCTCCGAGCCCGCCCAGTGCGATGCCGATCCGGCCCGCGCCCAAGCCCTCAACGTTGCCTTGCCCGCCACGCTGGCACGTCTCGCCAATCACCTCAGCGCACGTCTGGTCCACCTCTCCTCCGAACAGGTTTTCGACGGCACGAGCCCCGCGCCCTACACGGTCAAAAGCCCCGTCAAACCGATCAACCTCTACGCCCGCCAGAAGGTCGAAAGCGAACGCCTCGTCCACACCGCCGCGCCCGATTTCGCCATCACGCTCCGCGCCCCGCTGCTCACCGGTAACAGCCTCACCGGAAAACGCAGCCTCCACGAACGCCTCTTTGCCGACTGGTCGGCCGGCAAGACCCCCAAGGTCTATACCGACGAATTCCGCCAACCCTGCACCGCCTCAAACCTCTCCGATCTCATGGTCGAGCTGCTCGAGCGCAACGACGCCCGCGGCGTGTTTCACTGGGCCGGCGCCGACACCCTATCGCGTTACGAACTCGCCCGCCGCATCCGCGCGCATTTCAAGCTGAGCGACACCGCCGCCCCGCTCGAAACCATCACCCGCGACGGCGATCCACGCGCCGCCTCGAAGCGCCAGGCCAGCCTCGCCCTCGACCTGAAACCTCTTGCCGGCGTGGTCAAAACGCCCATCGAAACCTTCGCCGCCCAACTCGACCAGTTCATCATCCCACCCGCCTATCGCGCGTGGTATTTCAGCGCATGA
- a CDS encoding class I SAM-dependent methyltransferase, whose amino-acid sequence MPADSTQRPSLILADRWQDYQLLDCGDGMKQERWGEVVLVRPDPQIIWPKRSGPEWKAWDGFYHRSEKGGGRWENRKPLPDSWQIQYQSLGLTFRIHPTSFKHTGLFPEQAVNWEWSSALIKAARAKGREINVLNLFGYTGAATCAAAKAGASVTHIDAAEGMVKWCKENAALSGLKDAPIRFITDDCLKFVRRELKRGKKYDAIIMDPPTYGRGATGEMWKLEEHLWPLLTECRELLTEKPLFFLINAYTARLSPTVVVNLLTELMSGRGGTITGGEVGLPIKADGKVLPCGIYGRWES is encoded by the coding sequence ATGCCCGCCGATTCCACGCAACGCCCCTCCCTCATTCTTGCCGATCGTTGGCAGGATTATCAGCTGCTCGACTGCGGCGACGGCATGAAGCAAGAGCGCTGGGGCGAGGTCGTCCTCGTGCGCCCCGATCCGCAAATCATCTGGCCCAAGCGCAGCGGCCCCGAGTGGAAAGCCTGGGATGGCTTTTATCACCGCAGCGAAAAAGGCGGCGGCCGCTGGGAAAACCGCAAGCCCCTCCCCGATTCCTGGCAGATCCAATACCAGTCGCTCGGCCTCACGTTCCGCATCCATCCCACGTCTTTTAAACACACCGGCCTTTTCCCCGAGCAAGCAGTCAACTGGGAGTGGTCGTCCGCGCTCATCAAAGCCGCGCGCGCCAAAGGTCGTGAGATCAACGTTCTCAATCTCTTCGGCTACACCGGTGCCGCCACCTGCGCCGCCGCCAAGGCCGGCGCCAGCGTCACCCACATCGACGCCGCCGAGGGCATGGTCAAGTGGTGCAAGGAAAACGCCGCTCTCTCCGGCCTCAAGGATGCGCCCATCCGTTTCATCACCGACGACTGTCTCAAGTTCGTCCGCCGCGAACTCAAGCGCGGCAAAAAATACGACGCCATCATCATGGACCCGCCCACTTACGGCCGCGGCGCCACCGGCGAGATGTGGAAACTCGAAGAACACCTCTGGCCGCTCCTCACCGAGTGCCGCGAACTCCTCACCGAGAAACCGCTGTTCTTCCTCATCAATGCCTACACTGCCCGCCTCTCGCCCACGGTCGTCGTGAATCTTCTCACCGAACTTATGAGCGGACGCGGCGGCACCATCACCGGCGGCGAGGTCGGCCTGCCCATCAAAGCCGATGGCAAGGTCCTCCCCTGCGGCATCTACGGACGTTGGGAATCTTAA
- a CDS encoding two-component system sensor histidine kinase NtrB, with product MRTKAKRPVYKKNRVGYILQLLPWLLCAIFAGLLLRIHREKRLTERAHASTSDHLERTSLTLTRISQAVESASDAIGIGDMESNSLYHNRAHIAMFGHTVHELNSIDEPAALFVDKSVAMKIHASIRAGVSWHGETDVKTRDGRVIPAFVRADIIRDEAGAAIGIFGVFTDITERRAAERVLAEESERSARAQRLESLGMLAGGVAHDFGNLLTIIIGNTGILQSMSATLPPGAVKRTGEIESAAWRAQELSKNLLAFARGSDPQKQQLLLGPLIDVAARGAVRHSMVELSLKIAPDLAAVQADPVQIDQVISNLCVNAVQAMVNGGRLRVAAQNADGWNGAASGSPFDGPVVIVTITDTGGGIPADVLPRIWEPFFTTKHKGTGLGLATVYAVVKKHGGNITVDSVPDMGTTFTLTLPAVVDKTKTAARSADGMQMIG from the coding sequence TTGCGCACGAAAGCAAAGCGTCCAGTATATAAAAAAAATCGCGTGGGCTACATCCTCCAGCTTTTGCCTTGGTTGCTCTGCGCGATTTTCGCCGGACTGCTTCTGCGCATCCATCGCGAAAAGCGCCTGACCGAGCGGGCGCACGCCAGCACCAGCGATCACTTGGAGCGCACCAGCCTCACGCTCACCCGCATCAGCCAGGCGGTGGAAAGCGCCTCTGATGCGATCGGCATCGGCGACATGGAGTCCAATTCTCTTTACCATAACCGCGCCCACATCGCGATGTTCGGCCACACGGTGCATGAGCTCAATTCCATCGACGAACCGGCCGCGCTCTTCGTGGACAAATCCGTCGCGATGAAGATCCACGCGAGTATTCGCGCCGGTGTTTCCTGGCACGGCGAAACCGATGTGAAGACCCGCGACGGCCGCGTGATTCCCGCATTTGTGCGTGCGGATATCATCCGAGATGAGGCCGGCGCGGCCATCGGCATCTTCGGCGTGTTCACCGACATCACAGAGCGGCGTGCGGCCGAGCGCGTGCTCGCCGAGGAAAGCGAACGTTCGGCCCGCGCCCAACGCCTCGAATCCCTCGGCATGCTCGCCGGCGGCGTGGCCCACGACTTCGGCAATCTGCTCACGATCATCATCGGCAACACCGGGATCCTCCAGTCGATGAGCGCGACCCTTCCGCCCGGCGCAGTCAAACGCACCGGCGAAATCGAATCGGCCGCCTGGCGCGCGCAGGAGTTGTCCAAAAACCTGCTGGCCTTCGCCCGCGGTTCGGATCCGCAAAAACAACAACTCCTGCTCGGCCCGCTCATCGACGTCGCCGCGCGCGGCGCGGTGCGTCATTCGATGGTGGAGCTCTCTCTCAAAATCGCGCCGGACCTCGCCGCCGTGCAGGCCGACCCCGTGCAGATCGACCAGGTCATCTCCAACCTCTGCGTCAACGCCGTGCAGGCCATGGTGAACGGCGGCCGTCTACGCGTAGCCGCCCAAAACGCCGACGGCTGGAACGGAGCGGCCTCGGGTTCACCGTTCGACGGACCGGTCGTGATCGTGACGATCACCGACACCGGCGGCGGCATTCCGGCCGATGTCCTGCCGCGCATCTGGGAGCCGTTTTTTACGACGAAGCACAAAGGCACCGGCCTCGGCCTCGCGACAGTTTACGCCGTGGTGAAAAAACACGGCGGCAACATCACCGTGGACTCGGTGCCCGACATGGGCACGACGTTTACGCTCACGCTCCCCGCCGTCGTGGATAAAACCAAGACGGCCGCGCGCTCGGCGGACGGCATGCAGATGATCGGCTGA
- a CDS encoding cupin domain-containing protein, whose protein sequence is MPTAAEIIATLKLEPLPNEGGFFRQTYVSTPILANGRAAGTAIYFLITPDGFSALHLLETDEIWHFYAGDPVEHVMLDDYFDLNEKHILGSDPTAGQHPQLIVPPHYWQGARLAPGPQTHGWALLGCTMSPGWDEQEFKLGDRDTLIAQFPAWASDIRALTR, encoded by the coding sequence ATGCCCACCGCTGCCGAGATCATTGCCACCCTGAAGCTTGAGCCGCTGCCCAACGAAGGGGGATTTTTCCGCCAGACGTATGTTAGCACGCCCATACTGGCCAACGGACGCGCGGCGGGCACCGCGATTTATTTCCTGATCACGCCGGACGGATTCTCGGCACTGCATCTTCTGGAGACTGACGAGATCTGGCATTTTTACGCCGGCGATCCCGTCGAACACGTGATGCTCGACGATTACTTCGACCTTAACGAGAAACACATCCTCGGCAGCGACCCCACCGCCGGCCAACACCCACAACTCATCGTCCCGCCTCATTACTGGCAAGGCGCCCGCCTCGCCCCCGGCCCGCAAACGCACGGCTGGGCGCTGCTCGGTTGCACCATGTCGCCCGGCTGGGACGAGCAGGAATTCAAGCTGGGCGACCGCGACACGTTGATCGCGCAATTCCCCGCGTGGGCCTCCGATATTCGCGCACTCACGCGATGA
- a CDS encoding ATP-binding protein, whose protein sequence is MPSPKKTTRLRSPARPSERLRAAALDTLGEGVIIADGRWQRGGFRIAFVNTSICTMTGWSAAELRQHPHGFLHTDTRHLTDLRRWRSKASQGRTFTGEGYLTRRDGTRLYTTWTFSLVAGARGAITHVAITYRDMTAKRSLQEALIHSQRLEAVNRLAGGVAHDFNNLLSVINGYCEILGSKPSVRKEATREVGEIHRAGLQAAGLVRQLLAFSRRQTMDPKVVSLNQLVRDNAGIFAKLLGPGKSIALALDATTDHVLVDPSQLQQVLLNLTLNARDALSPGGGVTITTANRLIDSRFHARAGDTPPGRYLQLCVQDNGRGMDEQTQAHLFEPFFTTKEHGQGTGLGLALVYGVVQQSGGYISVRSAAGFGSTFEILLPEVNEPADPQPTSPGPLPSTRGRETILITEADPVVGKMVAGILTTDGYTVLASGSPAKAQLLARRHKKPIHLLIGNLQPADSLKLAKALHSTHPDLRILATDSTPIAPLAWLPREAQATLVKPYALSTLLHTVRALLDGKTARPRSKA, encoded by the coding sequence GTGCCTAGCCCCAAAAAAACCACCCGCCTGCGCTCACCCGCACGCCCTTCGGAACGTTTGCGCGCCGCCGCCCTGGATACCCTCGGCGAGGGCGTGATCATCGCCGACGGCCGCTGGCAACGCGGCGGTTTTCGTATCGCATTTGTCAATACGAGCATCTGCACGATGACCGGCTGGTCCGCCGCCGAACTGCGCCAGCATCCGCACGGTTTCCTGCACACCGACACCCGCCATCTCACCGATCTGCGTCGCTGGCGCAGCAAGGCCAGCCAGGGCCGCACGTTCACCGGCGAGGGCTATCTCACGCGCCGTGACGGCACCCGGCTCTACACCACCTGGACGTTCAGTCTCGTCGCGGGGGCCCGCGGGGCCATCACCCATGTCGCGATCACCTACCGCGACATGACTGCCAAGCGCAGCCTGCAAGAAGCTCTCATCCACTCGCAGCGCCTCGAAGCGGTCAACCGTCTCGCCGGTGGCGTCGCCCACGATTTCAACAACCTCCTTTCCGTCATCAACGGCTACTGTGAGATCCTCGGCAGCAAGCCGTCCGTCCGCAAGGAAGCCACGCGCGAGGTCGGCGAGATCCACCGCGCCGGTCTGCAAGCCGCCGGCCTCGTGCGCCAGTTGCTCGCCTTCAGCCGCCGCCAGACGATGGACCCGAAGGTCGTCAGCCTCAACCAGCTCGTCCGCGACAACGCCGGTATCTTTGCCAAGCTCCTCGGCCCCGGCAAATCCATCGCCCTCGCCCTCGACGCCACGACCGACCACGTGCTCGTCGATCCGTCGCAGCTCCAACAGGTCCTTCTCAACCTCACCCTCAACGCGCGCGACGCCCTCTCCCCAGGCGGCGGCGTCACCATCACGACCGCCAATCGCCTCATCGACTCCCGTTTTCACGCCCGCGCCGGCGACACGCCCCCCGGCCGCTACCTGCAACTCTGCGTTCAGGATAACGGCCGCGGCATGGACGAACAAACGCAGGCCCATCTTTTCGAGCCGTTCTTCACCACCAAGGAGCACGGGCAGGGCACAGGCCTCGGCCTCGCGTTGGTTTACGGCGTGGTCCAGCAAAGCGGCGGTTACATCAGCGTGCGCAGTGCCGCCGGCTTTGGCTCGACCTTCGAGATTCTGCTCCCCGAGGTAAACGAGCCCGCCGACCCGCAGCCCACCTCACCCGGCCCCCTTCCTTCTACCCGCGGCCGCGAAACCATTCTCATCACCGAGGCCGATCCGGTCGTCGGCAAAATGGTCGCCGGTATTCTCACGACCGACGGCTACACCGTCCTCGCCAGCGGCTCGCCCGCGAAAGCCCAGCTGCTCGCCCGCCGCCACAAAAAGCCCATCCATCTTCTCATCGGCAACCTGCAACCGGCCGACTCCCTCAAGCTCGCCAAGGCCCTGCACTCCACCCACCCGGACCTGCGCATACTCGCCACCGACAGCACCCCGATCGCCCCCCTCGCCTGGCTCCCCCGCGAGGCTCAGGCCACCTTGGTCAAGCCCTACGCCCTCAGCACGCTCCTGCACACCGTGCGCGCCTTGCTCGACGGCAAAACCGCCCGCCCGCGCAGCAAAGCCTGA
- a CDS encoding lipoate--protein ligase family protein produces the protein MILDLLPTRTAGAAENMAADFLLLQRYPESTHARFRHYDWRGPAFTFGYSQKIAYVRAQLATLAPDEHLDLTRRPTGGGVVDHRDDWTFALVIPRGHALYDARATESYRQIHADLTAALRDQGQPVILKERCEPAAEGAACEPGPTVCFTRPELYDVIHADTGAKVAGAAQKRTKHGLLFQGSIAKTVLAPTMDWDAFEEAFTARLATTLGAEAVPTPWPEFAEGEHDGLTEQYTSTEWIEYR, from the coding sequence ATGATTTTAGATCTGCTGCCCACGCGCACCGCGGGAGCCGCCGAAAACATGGCGGCGGATTTCCTTCTGCTGCAGCGCTACCCCGAAAGCACGCACGCCCGCTTCCGTCACTACGACTGGCGCGGCCCCGCCTTTACCTTCGGCTACAGCCAGAAAATCGCCTACGTCCGCGCACAACTCGCCACCCTCGCGCCCGATGAACACCTCGACCTCACCCGCCGCCCCACCGGCGGCGGCGTGGTCGACCACCGCGACGACTGGACCTTTGCCCTCGTGATCCCGCGCGGCCACGCGCTCTACGACGCGCGGGCCACGGAGAGTTACCGCCAGATCCACGCCGACCTCACCGCCGCCCTACGCGACCAAGGCCAGCCCGTCATCCTCAAGGAACGCTGCGAGCCCGCTGCAGAAGGCGCTGCCTGCGAACCCGGTCCGACCGTCTGCTTCACGCGCCCCGAACTCTATGACGTCATCCACGCCGACACCGGCGCCAAGGTCGCGGGCGCCGCGCAGAAACGCACCAAGCACGGCCTGCTTTTCCAAGGTAGCATCGCCAAGACCGTGCTCGCTCCGACGATGGACTGGGACGCCTTCGAGGAAGCCTTCACCGCCCGCCTGGCCACCACGCTCGGCGCCGAAGCCGTGCCCACGCCCTGGCCCGAGTTTGCCGAGGGCGAACACGACGGCCTCACCGAACAATACACGTCCACCGAGTGGATCGAGTATCGTTAG
- the pdxH gene encoding pyridoxamine 5'-phosphate oxidase, whose product MSLADLRKDYSLSGLLEKDLARDPFRQFDKWFQEAEAAKLVEPNAMTLATATKDGRPSARTVLLKGVDGRGFVFYSNYESRKGRELAENPRASLLFPWIALERQIIIEGTLAKITREESDAYFHSRPRASQLGAWVSQQSSIITGRSVLEDAMKALEKKHAGAEIPLPPAWGGYRLAPETVEFWQGRRSRLHDRLRYRRETDGTWIVERLAP is encoded by the coding sequence ATGTCCCTCGCCGACCTTCGCAAAGATTACAGCCTCTCGGGCCTTCTGGAGAAGGACCTCGCGCGCGATCCGTTCCGCCAGTTCGACAAGTGGTTTCAGGAAGCCGAGGCCGCCAAGCTCGTCGAGCCCAACGCCATGACGCTCGCCACCGCGACGAAAGACGGACGCCCCTCCGCCCGCACCGTTCTCCTCAAGGGCGTCGATGGCCGCGGCTTCGTTTTCTACAGTAACTACGAGAGCCGCAAAGGCCGCGAACTCGCCGAGAATCCCCGCGCCTCGCTGCTCTTCCCCTGGATCGCGCTCGAGCGCCAGATCATCATCGAGGGCACGCTGGCCAAAATCACCCGCGAGGAAAGCGACGCGTATTTCCACAGCCGCCCGCGCGCCAGCCAGCTCGGCGCCTGGGTCTCGCAGCAAAGCTCCATCATCACCGGCCGCTCTGTCCTCGAAGACGCGATGAAGGCCCTCGAAAAAAAACACGCCGGCGCCGAGATCCCGCTGCCGCCCGCCTGGGGTGGTTACCGCCTCGCTCCGGAAACCGTGGAATTCTGGCAGGGCCGTCGCAGCCGCCTGCACGACCGCCTGCGCTACCGCCGTGAAACCGACGGCACCTGGATCGTCGAGCGTCTCGCTCCCTGA
- a CDS encoding DUF5069 domain-containing protein produces the protein MPSKPIPGSTGEVLTTLPSPYVPHPATGLLYLPRFLAKCAYVKAHGALPASYAKNYKRGLDRFLCMHLGIDPAAVEKIVFESSTTEEIEAGLKAILPADVRAVKWNRELAQKGMTVAGREFLKEALTNMGCADRAEQIISVPDLIDFDEGRIE, from the coding sequence ATGCCGTCCAAACCCATTCCTGGTTCCACCGGAGAAGTGCTGACCACGCTACCGTCGCCTTATGTGCCGCATCCGGCGACTGGTTTGCTTTATCTGCCGCGCTTCCTGGCCAAGTGCGCCTATGTGAAAGCCCACGGTGCGCTCCCCGCCAGCTATGCGAAGAACTACAAGCGCGGGCTGGACCGCTTCCTTTGCATGCACCTCGGCATCGACCCCGCGGCGGTGGAGAAAATCGTTTTCGAATCCTCGACGACCGAGGAAATTGAGGCCGGCTTAAAGGCCATCCTTCCCGCCGATGTGCGAGCGGTGAAGTGGAACCGCGAACTGGCCCAGAAGGGCATGACGGTCGCCGGACGTGAGTTTTTAAAGGAAGCGCTGACCAACATGGGCTGCGCCGACCGCGCGGAGCAGATCATCAGTGTGCCGGACCTGATCGACTTCGACGAAGGTCGCATCGAGTGA
- a CDS encoding M20 family metallopeptidase produces the protein MSPFDYIDAHSDDLIELLQRSVRIPTVNPPGDHYDEITNLLAAELTSAGLKTRRFPVPRALLKQTLPADQHGYPRYNVLGKLAVRGAKKTVHFNAHYDVVPVSGDWKHGSPFSGAVDAGWIYGRGTADMKGSHAALLLALRALKATGTAPKMNVEVSFTADEETDSELGAGWLVKHAPIRPDYAIVMEGGEGNGICCGHNGVVWLNVTVHGKAAHGSRPDQGINALEKMSALVRSLDAYKRVLTKRTFTSPDGVVKTPTINVGGMFASGPGGKINTVPALASFSIDRRVLPVESVAAVERELRAFLRDAAKAIPQCRITVEKVSHNHPSFTSPDDPFFTAMAECVTQVRKQKGVFRTSYGFNDMHFFSHHLKIPTLGYGPGGDNCHAVDERASVRELVASAKIYARLLTTFAG, from the coding sequence ATGTCGCCCTTTGATTATATTGATGCCCACTCCGACGACCTGATTGAGCTGTTACAGCGATCGGTGCGCATTCCCACGGTGAACCCTCCCGGTGATCACTATGACGAGATCACGAATCTGCTGGCCGCCGAGCTGACCTCCGCGGGGCTCAAAACCCGCCGGTTTCCCGTGCCGCGTGCGTTGCTGAAGCAAACCCTACCCGCCGATCAGCACGGTTATCCGCGTTACAACGTCCTCGGTAAACTCGCCGTGCGCGGCGCGAAAAAGACGGTTCATTTTAATGCCCATTACGACGTGGTTCCCGTGTCGGGCGACTGGAAGCATGGCAGTCCTTTCAGCGGCGCGGTGGACGCCGGCTGGATTTACGGACGCGGCACGGCCGACATGAAGGGCTCGCACGCGGCGCTGTTACTCGCACTCCGCGCGCTCAAGGCCACCGGCACCGCGCCGAAGATGAACGTCGAGGTGTCGTTCACGGCCGACGAGGAAACTGATTCCGAACTCGGCGCCGGCTGGCTCGTGAAACACGCGCCGATCCGTCCCGACTACGCGATCGTCATGGAAGGCGGCGAGGGCAACGGCATCTGCTGCGGCCATAACGGCGTGGTCTGGCTCAACGTCACCGTGCACGGCAAGGCCGCCCACGGCAGCCGTCCCGACCAAGGCATCAACGCCCTCGAAAAAATGTCCGCGCTCGTGCGCTCGCTCGACGCTTACAAGCGCGTCCTCACCAAGCGCACATTCACCTCGCCCGACGGCGTCGTGAAGACACCCACCATCAACGTCGGCGGCATGTTCGCCTCCGGTCCCGGCGGCAAAATCAACACCGTGCCCGCGCTCGCGAGTTTCTCCATCGACCGCCGCGTGCTGCCGGTCGAAAGCGTCGCGGCAGTCGAACGAGAGCTGCGGGCGTTTTTGCGCGACGCGGCCAAGGCGATCCCGCAGTGCCGTATCACGGTGGAGAAGGTTTCGCACAACCACCCGTCGTTCACGTCGCCCGACGATCCGTTTTTCACCGCGATGGCGGAGTGCGTCACGCAGGTGCGTAAACAGAAGGGCGTCTTCCGCACGTCGTATGGTTTTAACGATATGCACTTCTTCTCGCACCACCTGAAGATTCCCACGCTCGGCTACGGCCCGGGCGGGGACAACTGCCACGCCGTCGATGAGCGCGCGTCCGTGCGTGAACTGGTCGCGAGTGCGAAAATCTACGCGCGGTTGCTCACGACGTTTGCGGGTTGA
- a CDS encoding polysaccharide deacetylase family protein has translation MSTDSPRPARIEICRFPAGKRIAVTTSFDDGHTFDRRIVEAFNAWGIKGTFNLNSSKLQRTGKAAVDAPGATRTNLDASEIAELYRGHEVAIHTVTHPWLDRLDASQIATEVLDDRKALEDIVGYPVRGMAYPFGAYDARVIETLRGLGVVYSRTCENAANCFPPSEPLAWASTAHQYASNPTVPERFAALHGNARYSGVFYIWGHAFEFFDKNDWEGIERIYKPLSGHADVWYCTNIELFDYEEARKRVQIAANRATAFNPSALTVTLNVDGKLVDVPPGQLVKLG, from the coding sequence ATGAGCACCGATTCACCCCGTCCTGCACGCATTGAGATCTGTCGTTTCCCGGCCGGCAAACGCATCGCCGTCACCACCAGTTTTGATGACGGCCATACGTTCGACCGCCGCATCGTCGAGGCCTTCAACGCATGGGGAATCAAGGGCACGTTCAACCTCAACTCGAGCAAGCTGCAGCGGACTGGCAAGGCGGCGGTGGATGCTCCTGGAGCGACGCGCACCAACCTCGATGCCTCCGAGATCGCGGAGCTTTATCGCGGGCATGAAGTCGCCATCCACACGGTGACGCATCCGTGGCTCGACCGGCTTGATGCTTCGCAGATTGCGACGGAGGTGTTGGATGACCGGAAGGCACTCGAGGACATCGTCGGTTATCCGGTGCGCGGTATGGCTTATCCGTTCGGCGCGTATGATGCGCGGGTGATCGAGACGCTGCGAGGACTGGGGGTTGTTTACAGCCGCACGTGCGAAAATGCGGCGAATTGTTTCCCGCCGTCGGAGCCGCTGGCGTGGGCGAGCACGGCGCATCAATATGCGTCAAATCCTACGGTGCCTGAACGATTTGCAGCGCTGCATGGCAATGCGCGTTACTCGGGAGTGTTCTACATCTGGGGCCATGCGTTCGAGTTCTTCGACAAGAACGACTGGGAGGGCATCGAGCGCATCTACAAGCCGCTCTCCGGCCATGCCGACGTGTGGTATTGCACCAACATCGAGCTGTTCGATTACGAGGAGGCGAGGAAGCGCGTGCAGATCGCGGCCAACCGTGCGACGGCGTTTAATCCGAGTGCGCTGACCGTGACGTTGAACGTGGACGGCAAGCTCGTCGACGTGCCGCCCGGGCAGTTGGTGAAGCTGGGGTGA
- a CDS encoding DUF481 domain-containing protein, with product MQTRNLLPLALAVLSAFLSNPARADVVETKSGSRLIGKVTQIDGTSITLSTDYAGSLTIKQSEVTHVQTDTPLFVRLSGGTVMAGTVTPTPDGKIQINGSDGVIITSVDKVAATWAPGSVDPALAALEPKWSYEATADITGKTGNSEQFGTAISGRAKRVTPTEVLQFYTAYNYQKSDGETSDDRFKAGIDYANNFSGRKSWYVRDEAGFDRVKDIELYNIAATGLGYDFIKKPKQILTARIGLAFRYEGYENPATEDVKSFGLDSGLHHEYTFKDSKLVNDITFVPAFDDFTNYRATHESYFEIPLMSPVWKLRLGVSNDYTSRPGSGVEKMDTTYFTRFVLNWK from the coding sequence ATGCAGACTCGTAACCTCCTCCCTCTCGCCCTCGCTGTGCTGTCAGCGTTCCTTTCAAACCCAGCCCGTGCGGATGTCGTCGAGACGAAGAGTGGTTCCCGTTTGATCGGTAAGGTCACCCAGATTGACGGCACTTCGATCACGTTGAGCACCGACTATGCAGGCAGCCTGACGATCAAGCAGTCGGAGGTCACCCACGTGCAGACCGACACGCCGCTTTTCGTGCGTCTCTCCGGCGGCACCGTGATGGCGGGCACGGTCACGCCGACTCCTGACGGCAAGATCCAGATCAACGGTTCCGACGGCGTTATCATCACTTCGGTGGACAAGGTCGCCGCGACGTGGGCCCCCGGTTCGGTGGATCCCGCGCTGGCCGCCTTGGAACCCAAGTGGAGCTATGAGGCCACCGCCGACATCACTGGCAAGACGGGCAACAGCGAGCAGTTCGGCACCGCCATCAGCGGTCGCGCCAAACGGGTGACTCCGACCGAAGTGCTTCAGTTTTATACGGCCTACAACTATCAGAAGTCCGATGGAGAGACCTCCGACGACCGTTTCAAGGCCGGCATCGACTACGCCAACAACTTCTCGGGCCGCAAATCGTGGTATGTGCGCGACGAGGCCGGCTTCGATCGCGTGAAGGACATCGAACTCTACAACATTGCCGCGACCGGTCTCGGCTACGACTTCATCAAGAAGCCCAAGCAAATCCTCACGGCCCGTATCGGTTTGGCGTTCCGCTATGAAGGTTACGAAAACCCCGCCACCGAGGACGTGAAAAGCTTCGGTTTGGACTCGGGTCTGCACCATGAATACACCTTCAAGGATTCGAAGCTCGTGAACGACATCACCTTCGTTCCGGCCTTTGATGATTTCACCAACTACCGCGCGACCCACGAGTCGTATTTCGAAATCCCGCTGATGAGCCCCGTTTGGAAACTCCGCCTGGGCGTGAGCAACGACTACACCAGCCGGCCCGGCTCCGGTGTGGAGAAGATGGACACGACCTACTTCACGCGCTTCGTGCTCAACTGGAAATAA